Proteins from a genomic interval of Quercus robur chromosome 9, dhQueRobu3.1, whole genome shotgun sequence:
- the LOC126700082 gene encoding chaperone protein dnaJ 1, mitochondrial isoform X1, with the protein MGRLSLLGLYRRHLLSSGTVKPAIDNNDLLRRVSSFRSQALHSCSFVLGKPVDYALGRVRFGNRYIHATGFCSSNQRDYYEILGISKNASRDEIKKAFHALAKKYHPDANKNNASAKRKFQEIREAYEILNDSEKRAQYDRKRTQGKENVEYAAGDAEGFRYAYRTHFSDSFHKIFSEIFEEEADPFVSDIQVELSLSFSEAVKGCTKDLSFDAFVPCDSCYGRGYPPDAKTKVCPTCGGTGSVTIPPFTSRCGSCKGSGRIIKEHCMSCRGSGTVEGVKEIKVTIPAGVDSGDTIRVPGAGNGGRGSQPGNLFIKLKVAEDPVFTRDGADIYVNSNISFTQAILGGTVDVPTLSGKTQLKIPKGVQPGQLLVLRGKGLPKHGFLVDHGDQYVRFRVNFPTEINDRQRAILEELAVEEINSSNGNSAEGNWWQQILERITGSRFMLELSLFMLILLFLNKTMG; encoded by the exons ATGGGAAGACTCAGTTTGTTAGGGCTG TATCGGCGGCATTTACTGTCTTCTGGAACAGTAAAACCGGCCATCGATAACAATGATTTGCTTCGAAGAGTTTCTTCATTTCGCTCACAAG CTTTGCATAGTTGCAGTTTTGTATTAGGGAAACCTGTTGATTATGCACTCGGAAGAGTGCGGTTCGGAAATCGTTATATTCATGCCACAG GATTTTGTTCTTCGAATCAACGTGACTACTATGAAATTCTTGGCATTTCGAAAAATGCTAGTCGAGATGAGATAAAAAAAGCATTCCATGCT CTTGCAAAGAAGTACCATCCAGATGCGAATAAGAACAACGCATCTGCAAAGAGAAAATTTCAAGAGATAAGAGAAGCTTATGAG ATTTTAAATGATTCTGAGAAGAGGGCACAGTATGATAGG AAGCGTACACAAGGTAAAGAAAATGTAGAATATGCTGCTGGTGATGCAGAGGGGTTTAGATATGCTTATCGAACTCATTTCTCTGATTCATTCCATAAAATATTCTCTGAG ATCTTTGAAGAAGAGGCCGATCCATTTGTATCTGATATCCAG GTCGAGCTGTCACTCTCCTTTTCTGAAGCTGTAAAAGGATGCACAAAGGATCTGTCTTTTGACGCATTTGTGCCCTGTGATTCTTGCT ATGGGCGTGGCTATCCACCTGATGCCAAGACAAAAGTTTGTCCAACTTGCGGAGGCACAGGGAGT GTAACAATTCCTCCGTTTACATCAAGGTGTGGCTCTTGTAAAGGGTCTGGCCGAATCATTAAG GAACACTGTATGTCATGTAGAGGATCAGGGACGGTTGAAGGTGTAAAGGAGATTAAAGTTACAATTCCAGCAG GTGTGGACTCTGGGGATACGATTCGTGTACCAGGAGCTGGTAATGGAGGACGAGGAAGTCAACCTGGCAACTTATTCATTAAGCTAAAG GTTGCTGAAGATCCTGTCTTTACTAGAGACGGTGCAGATATCTATGTGAACTCTAATATCAGCTTTACCCAA GCTATTCTGGGTGGCACGGTCGATGTGCCAACTTTATCAGGGAAGACGCAACTAAAA ATACCAAAAGGGGTTCAGCCAGGACAACTTCTGGTTCTAAGAGGCAAAG GACTACCAAAGCATGGCTTTCTTGTAGATCATGGAGATCAGTATGTTCGCTTCCGTGTTAACTTTCCCAC TGAAATAAATGATCGCCAGCGTGCTATACTTGAAGAATTAGCGGTGGAGGAAATAAATTCCTCAAACGGTAACTCAGCTGAAGGAAACTG GTGGCAGCAAATTCTTGAACGTATAACGGGTTCTAG
- the LOC126700082 gene encoding chaperone protein dnaJ 1, mitochondrial isoform X5 — protein sequence MGRLSLLGLYRRHLLSSGTVKPAIDNNDLLRRVSSFRSQALHSCSFVLGKPVDYALGRVRFGNRYIHATGFCSSNQRDYYEILGISKNASRDEIKKAFHALAKKYHPDANKNNASAKRKFQEIREAYEILNDSEKRAQYDRKRTQGKENVEYAAGDAEGFRYAYRTHFSDSFHKIFSEIFEEEADPFVSDIQVELSLSFSEAVKGCTKDLSFDAFVPCDSCYGRGYPPDAKTKVCPTCGGTGSVTIPPFTSRCGSCKGSGRIIKEHCMSCRGSGTVEGVKEIKVTIPAGVDSGDTIRVPGAGNGGRGSQPGNLFIKLKVAEDPVFTRDGADIYVNSNISFTQAILGGTVDVPTLSGKTQLKIPKGVQPGQLLVLRGKGLPKHGFLVDHGDQYVRFRVNFPTEINDRQRAILEELAVEEINSSNGNSAEGNWLYQQLYTG from the exons ATGGGAAGACTCAGTTTGTTAGGGCTG TATCGGCGGCATTTACTGTCTTCTGGAACAGTAAAACCGGCCATCGATAACAATGATTTGCTTCGAAGAGTTTCTTCATTTCGCTCACAAG CTTTGCATAGTTGCAGTTTTGTATTAGGGAAACCTGTTGATTATGCACTCGGAAGAGTGCGGTTCGGAAATCGTTATATTCATGCCACAG GATTTTGTTCTTCGAATCAACGTGACTACTATGAAATTCTTGGCATTTCGAAAAATGCTAGTCGAGATGAGATAAAAAAAGCATTCCATGCT CTTGCAAAGAAGTACCATCCAGATGCGAATAAGAACAACGCATCTGCAAAGAGAAAATTTCAAGAGATAAGAGAAGCTTATGAG ATTTTAAATGATTCTGAGAAGAGGGCACAGTATGATAGG AAGCGTACACAAGGTAAAGAAAATGTAGAATATGCTGCTGGTGATGCAGAGGGGTTTAGATATGCTTATCGAACTCATTTCTCTGATTCATTCCATAAAATATTCTCTGAG ATCTTTGAAGAAGAGGCCGATCCATTTGTATCTGATATCCAG GTCGAGCTGTCACTCTCCTTTTCTGAAGCTGTAAAAGGATGCACAAAGGATCTGTCTTTTGACGCATTTGTGCCCTGTGATTCTTGCT ATGGGCGTGGCTATCCACCTGATGCCAAGACAAAAGTTTGTCCAACTTGCGGAGGCACAGGGAGT GTAACAATTCCTCCGTTTACATCAAGGTGTGGCTCTTGTAAAGGGTCTGGCCGAATCATTAAG GAACACTGTATGTCATGTAGAGGATCAGGGACGGTTGAAGGTGTAAAGGAGATTAAAGTTACAATTCCAGCAG GTGTGGACTCTGGGGATACGATTCGTGTACCAGGAGCTGGTAATGGAGGACGAGGAAGTCAACCTGGCAACTTATTCATTAAGCTAAAG GTTGCTGAAGATCCTGTCTTTACTAGAGACGGTGCAGATATCTATGTGAACTCTAATATCAGCTTTACCCAA GCTATTCTGGGTGGCACGGTCGATGTGCCAACTTTATCAGGGAAGACGCAACTAAAA ATACCAAAAGGGGTTCAGCCAGGACAACTTCTGGTTCTAAGAGGCAAAG GACTACCAAAGCATGGCTTTCTTGTAGATCATGGAGATCAGTATGTTCGCTTCCGTGTTAACTTTCCCAC TGAAATAAATGATCGCCAGCGTGCTATACTTGAAGAATTAGCGGTGGAGGAAATAAATTCCTCAAACGGTAACTCAGCTGAAGGAAACTG GCTTTATCAGCAGCTATATACTGGTTGA
- the LOC126700082 gene encoding chaperone protein dnaJ 1, mitochondrial isoform X3 gives MGRLSLLGLYRRHLLSSGTVKPAIDNNDLLRRVSSFRSQALHSCSFVLGKPVDYALGRVRFGNRYIHATGFCSSNQRDYYEILGISKNASRDEIKKAFHALAKKYHPDANKNNASAKRKFQEIREAYEILNDSEKRAQYDRKRTQGKENVEYAAGDAEGFRYAYRTHFSDSFHKIFSEIFEEEADPFVSDIQVELSLSFSEAVKGCTKDLSFDAFVPCDSCYGRGYPPDAKTKVCPTCGGTGSVTIPPFTSRCGSCKGSGRIIKEHCMSCRGSGTVEGVKEIKVTIPAGVDSGDTIRVPGAGNGGRGSQPGNLFIKLKVAEDPVFTRDGADIYVNSNISFTQAILGGTVDVPTLSGKTQLKIPKGVQPGQLLVLRGKGLPKHGFLVDHGDQYVRFRVNFPTEINDRQRAILEELAVEEINSSNGNSAEGNWWQQILERITGPRFMLELSLFMLILLFLNKTMG, from the exons ATGGGAAGACTCAGTTTGTTAGGGCTG TATCGGCGGCATTTACTGTCTTCTGGAACAGTAAAACCGGCCATCGATAACAATGATTTGCTTCGAAGAGTTTCTTCATTTCGCTCACAAG CTTTGCATAGTTGCAGTTTTGTATTAGGGAAACCTGTTGATTATGCACTCGGAAGAGTGCGGTTCGGAAATCGTTATATTCATGCCACAG GATTTTGTTCTTCGAATCAACGTGACTACTATGAAATTCTTGGCATTTCGAAAAATGCTAGTCGAGATGAGATAAAAAAAGCATTCCATGCT CTTGCAAAGAAGTACCATCCAGATGCGAATAAGAACAACGCATCTGCAAAGAGAAAATTTCAAGAGATAAGAGAAGCTTATGAG ATTTTAAATGATTCTGAGAAGAGGGCACAGTATGATAGG AAGCGTACACAAGGTAAAGAAAATGTAGAATATGCTGCTGGTGATGCAGAGGGGTTTAGATATGCTTATCGAACTCATTTCTCTGATTCATTCCATAAAATATTCTCTGAG ATCTTTGAAGAAGAGGCCGATCCATTTGTATCTGATATCCAG GTCGAGCTGTCACTCTCCTTTTCTGAAGCTGTAAAAGGATGCACAAAGGATCTGTCTTTTGACGCATTTGTGCCCTGTGATTCTTGCT ATGGGCGTGGCTATCCACCTGATGCCAAGACAAAAGTTTGTCCAACTTGCGGAGGCACAGGGAGT GTAACAATTCCTCCGTTTACATCAAGGTGTGGCTCTTGTAAAGGGTCTGGCCGAATCATTAAG GAACACTGTATGTCATGTAGAGGATCAGGGACGGTTGAAGGTGTAAAGGAGATTAAAGTTACAATTCCAGCAG GTGTGGACTCTGGGGATACGATTCGTGTACCAGGAGCTGGTAATGGAGGACGAGGAAGTCAACCTGGCAACTTATTCATTAAGCTAAAG GTTGCTGAAGATCCTGTCTTTACTAGAGACGGTGCAGATATCTATGTGAACTCTAATATCAGCTTTACCCAA GCTATTCTGGGTGGCACGGTCGATGTGCCAACTTTATCAGGGAAGACGCAACTAAAA ATACCAAAAGGGGTTCAGCCAGGACAACTTCTGGTTCTAAGAGGCAAAG GACTACCAAAGCATGGCTTTCTTGTAGATCATGGAGATCAGTATGTTCGCTTCCGTGTTAACTTTCCCAC TGAAATAAATGATCGCCAGCGTGCTATACTTGAAGAATTAGCGGTGGAGGAAATAAATTCCTCAAACGGTAACTCAGCTGAAGGAAACTG
- the LOC126700082 gene encoding chaperone protein dnaJ 1, mitochondrial isoform X4 — MGRLSLLGLYRRHLLSSGTVKPAIDNNDLLRRVSSFRSQALHSCSFVLGKPVDYALGRVRFGNRYIHATGFCSSNQRDYYEILGISKNASRDEIKKAFHALAKKYHPDANKNNASAKRKFQEIREAYEILNDSEKRAQYDRKRTQGKENVEYAAGDAEGFRYAYRTHFSDSFHKIFSEIFEEEADPFVSDIQVELSLSFSEAVKGCTKDLSFDAFVPCDSCYGRGYPPDAKTKVCPTCGGTGSVTIPPFTSRCGSCKGSGRIIKEHCMSCRGSGTVEGVKEIKVTIPAGVDSGDTIRVPGAGNGGRGSQPGNLFIKLKVAEDPVFTRDGADIYVNSNISFTQAILGGTVDVPTLSGKTQLKIPKGVQPGQLLVLRGKGLPKHGFLVDHGDQYVRFRVNFPTEINERQCAILEELAEEEINSSNGNSAEGNWLYQQLSTG; from the exons ATGGGAAGACTCAGTTTGTTAGGGCTG TATCGGCGGCATTTACTGTCTTCTGGAACAGTAAAACCGGCCATCGATAACAATGATTTGCTTCGAAGAGTTTCTTCATTTCGCTCACAAG CTTTGCATAGTTGCAGTTTTGTATTAGGGAAACCTGTTGATTATGCACTCGGAAGAGTGCGGTTCGGAAATCGTTATATTCATGCCACAG GATTTTGTTCTTCGAATCAACGTGACTACTATGAAATTCTTGGCATTTCGAAAAATGCTAGTCGAGATGAGATAAAAAAAGCATTCCATGCT CTTGCAAAGAAGTACCATCCAGATGCGAATAAGAACAACGCATCTGCAAAGAGAAAATTTCAAGAGATAAGAGAAGCTTATGAG ATTTTAAATGATTCTGAGAAGAGGGCACAGTATGATAGG AAGCGTACACAAGGTAAAGAAAATGTAGAATATGCTGCTGGTGATGCAGAGGGGTTTAGATATGCTTATCGAACTCATTTCTCTGATTCATTCCATAAAATATTCTCTGAG ATCTTTGAAGAAGAGGCCGATCCATTTGTATCTGATATCCAG GTCGAGCTGTCACTCTCCTTTTCTGAAGCTGTAAAAGGATGCACAAAGGATCTGTCTTTTGACGCATTTGTGCCCTGTGATTCTTGCT ATGGGCGTGGCTATCCACCTGATGCCAAGACAAAAGTTTGTCCAACTTGCGGAGGCACAGGGAGT GTAACAATTCCTCCGTTTACATCAAGGTGTGGCTCTTGTAAAGGGTCTGGCCGAATCATTAAG GAACACTGTATGTCATGTAGAGGATCAGGGACGGTTGAAGGTGTAAAGGAGATTAAAGTTACAATTCCAGCAG GTGTGGACTCTGGGGATACGATTCGTGTACCAGGAGCTGGTAATGGAGGACGAGGAAGTCAACCTGGCAACTTATTCATTAAGCTAAAG GTTGCTGAAGATCCTGTCTTTACTAGAGACGGTGCAGATATCTATGTGAACTCTAATATCAGCTTTACCCAA GCTATTCTGGGTGGCACGGTCGATGTGCCAACTTTATCAGGGAAGACGCAACTAAAA ATACCAAAAGGGGTTCAGCCAGGACAACTTCTGGTTCTAAGAGGCAAAG GACTACCAAAGCATGGCTTTCTTGTAGATCATGGAGATCAGTATGTTCGCTTCCGTGTTAACTTTCCCAC
- the LOC126700082 gene encoding chaperone protein dnaJ 1, mitochondrial isoform X6, producing MGRLSLLGLYRRHLLSSGTVKPAIDNNDLLRRVSSFRSQALHSCSFVLGKPVDYALGRVRFGNRYIHATGFCSSNQRDYYEILGISKNASRDEIKKAFHALAKKYHPDANKNNASAKRKFQEIREAYEILNDSEKRAQYDRKRTQGKENVEYAAGDAEGFRYAYRTHFSDSFHKIFSEIFEEEADPFVSDIQVELSLSFSEAVKGCTKDLSFDAFVPCDSCYGRGYPPDAKTKVCPTCGGTGSVTIPPFTSRCGSCKGSGRIIKEHCMSCRGSGTVEGVKEIKVTIPAGVDSGDTIRVPGAGNGGRGSQPGNLFIKLKVAEDPVFTRDGADIYVNSNISFTQVRTKSLCYSGWHGRCANFIREDATKNTKRGSARTTSGSKRQRTTKAWLSCRSWRSVCSLPC from the exons ATGGGAAGACTCAGTTTGTTAGGGCTG TATCGGCGGCATTTACTGTCTTCTGGAACAGTAAAACCGGCCATCGATAACAATGATTTGCTTCGAAGAGTTTCTTCATTTCGCTCACAAG CTTTGCATAGTTGCAGTTTTGTATTAGGGAAACCTGTTGATTATGCACTCGGAAGAGTGCGGTTCGGAAATCGTTATATTCATGCCACAG GATTTTGTTCTTCGAATCAACGTGACTACTATGAAATTCTTGGCATTTCGAAAAATGCTAGTCGAGATGAGATAAAAAAAGCATTCCATGCT CTTGCAAAGAAGTACCATCCAGATGCGAATAAGAACAACGCATCTGCAAAGAGAAAATTTCAAGAGATAAGAGAAGCTTATGAG ATTTTAAATGATTCTGAGAAGAGGGCACAGTATGATAGG AAGCGTACACAAGGTAAAGAAAATGTAGAATATGCTGCTGGTGATGCAGAGGGGTTTAGATATGCTTATCGAACTCATTTCTCTGATTCATTCCATAAAATATTCTCTGAG ATCTTTGAAGAAGAGGCCGATCCATTTGTATCTGATATCCAG GTCGAGCTGTCACTCTCCTTTTCTGAAGCTGTAAAAGGATGCACAAAGGATCTGTCTTTTGACGCATTTGTGCCCTGTGATTCTTGCT ATGGGCGTGGCTATCCACCTGATGCCAAGACAAAAGTTTGTCCAACTTGCGGAGGCACAGGGAGT GTAACAATTCCTCCGTTTACATCAAGGTGTGGCTCTTGTAAAGGGTCTGGCCGAATCATTAAG GAACACTGTATGTCATGTAGAGGATCAGGGACGGTTGAAGGTGTAAAGGAGATTAAAGTTACAATTCCAGCAG GTGTGGACTCTGGGGATACGATTCGTGTACCAGGAGCTGGTAATGGAGGACGAGGAAGTCAACCTGGCAACTTATTCATTAAGCTAAAG GTTGCTGAAGATCCTGTCTTTACTAGAGACGGTGCAGATATCTATGTGAACTCTAATATCAGCTTTACCCAAGTGAGAACTAAATCCTTAT GCTATTCTGGGTGGCACGGTCGATGTGCCAACTTTATCAGGGAAGACGCAACTAAAA ATACCAAAAGGGGTTCAGCCAGGACAACTTCTGGTTCTAAGAGGCAAAG GACTACCAAAGCATGGCTTTCTTGTAGATCATGGAGATCAGTATGTTCGCTTCCGTGTTAA
- the LOC126700352 gene encoding pentatricopeptide repeat-containing protein At5g27460, with amino-acid sequence MANRSLFTTLIRRVKHQLGATSPWRPISSKSSPLNVTAQSGIGNKDLMSEILRLKSPKRSAITLLQNRAEQGHKLSISELRRITRQLIKSKRHDHALEIVTWMENRNGFRMSPGDHTVKLELIIKVCGLREGEDYFTRLIDSASKKAACLALLHGYVKERDTKNAEALMVKLSGMGLIVTTHPFNEMMKLYMATSQCEKVPLVIQQMKRNNLPRNVLSYNLWMNACGEVSGVASAEMVYKEMVSDKNIQVGWSTLSTLANVYIKAGLVDKAILVLKNAEEKLSTCNRLGYFFLITLYASLNDKEGVLRLWEGSKAVGGRITCSNYMCVLSCLVKLGDIVEAERIFMEWESSFRNYDIRVSNVLLGAYMRSGMIDKAESLHLHTLERGGCPNYKTWEILMEGWVKSQNMVKAINAMKKGFAMLKHCDWRPSHGILMAMAEYFEKHGSFEDVNWYIRLIHRFGLASLPLYKSLLRMHLQAKRPAFDILKMMEKDKIEMDDETSALVQAFNV; translated from the exons ATGGCGAACCGCTCGCTCTTTACCACTCTAATAAGACG CGTCAAGCATCAACTCGGAGCAACAAGTCCGTGGAGACCCATATCCTCAAAATCATCACCACTAAACGTTACTGCACAATCTGGAATCGGCAACAAAGACCTTATGAGCGAGATTCTGAGGCTCAAATCCCCAAAGCGCAGCGCAATTACCTTGCTTCAGAATCGAGCCGAGCAAGGCCACAAGCTCTCAATCTCCGAGCTTCGACGCATCACCAGGCAACTAATTAAGTCTAAACGCCATGACCACGCACTCGAG ATAgtaacatggatggaaaatagAAATGGTTTCCGGATGTCACCGGGCGATCATACTGTCAAACTGGAATTAATCATCAAAGTGTGTGGTTTAAGAGAGGGTGAAGACTATTTTACACGATTAATTGACAGTGCTTCGAAGAAAGCGGCATGTCTAGCTCTTCTTCATGGTTATGTCAAAGAGAGGGACACCAAGAATGCTGAGGCTCTAATGGTGAAGTTGAGTGGGATGGGACTGATTGTGACTACTCATCCTTTTAATGAGATGATGAAGCTGTATATGGCCACATCTCAGTGTGAGAAAGTGCCGCTTGTCATTCAACAGATGAAGCGAAACAATCTACCCCGAAATGTTCTGTCTTACAACCTTTGGATGAATGCATGTGGTGAGGTATCTGGGGTTGCTTCAGCGGAAATGGTTTACAAAGAAATGGTGAGTGATAAGAACATACAAGTTGGATGGAGCACCCTTTCGACTCTGGCTAACGTTTATATAAAGGCAGGACTTGTTGACAAGGCTATTTTGGTCCTCAAGAATGCAGAAGAGAAGCTGTCTACTTGTAACCGGCTTGGTTATTTCTTCCTCATTACGCTGTATGCCTCTTTGAATGATAAGGAGGGAGTATTGAGGCTCTGGGAAGGTAGCAAAGCAGTAGGAGGGAGAATCACATGTTCCAATTACATGTGTGTACTGTCATGCTTGGTGAAGCTAGGTGATATTGTAGAGGCTGAGAGAATTTTTATGGAATGGGAATCTAGTTTCCGGAATTATGACATTAGAGTCTCCAATGTACTTCTAGGTGCTTATATGCGGAGTGGAATGATAGACAAAGCTGAGTCGTTGCATCTTCACACATTGGAGAGAGGTGGGTGTCCAAATTACAAGACTTGGGAGATTCTCATGGAGGGATGGGTGAAAAGCCAAAACATGGTCAAAGCCATTAATGCCATGAAGAAAGGATTTGCTATGTTGAAGCATTGTGATTGGAGGCCATCACATGGTATTCTAATGGCCATGGCGGAGTACTTTGAAAAGCATGGGAGTTTTGAAGATGTAAATTGGTATATTAGACTTATCCACCGTTTTGGTCTTGCAAGTTTACCTTTGTATAAATCATTGCTTAGAATGCACCTTCAAGCTAAGAGACCAGCTTTTGACATCCTTAAGATGATGGAGAAAGATAAAATCGAGATGGATGATGAGACTTCTGCACTTGTTCAAGCCTTCAATGTTTAA
- the LOC126700354 gene encoding glutathione transferase GST 23-like isoform X3 produces MAEDSVKLLGKWVSPYSLKVKWALKLKGIQYQYVEEDLQNKSPMLLQYNPVYKKIPVLVHDDKPLAESVIILEYIDEVWKQNPLLPIDPYERAKARFWAKFVDDKCVPALMAAFSKKGEEQERAVKEACENLKILESGLEGKRFIGGETIGFVDIAAGWIGCWAQMTGEIIGIKLIDAETMPLLDSWFQDFLGIPLIKECMPPQDKLLEHSKELHKILTAALT; encoded by the exons ATGGCTGAAGACTCTGTGAAGTTGCTAGGCAAGTGGGTAAGTCCTTATTCCCTTAAAGTAAAGTGGGCTTTGAAACTGAAAGGGATCCAGTACCAGTATGTGGAAGAGGATCTCCAAAACAAAAGTCCCATGCTCTTGCAGTACAACcctgtttataaaaaaattccagTCCTTGTCCATGATGATAAACCCTTGGCAGAGTCAGTCATAATTCTTGAATATATTGATGAGGTGTGGAAGCAGAATCCCCTCCTTCCAATAGATCCATATGAAAGGGCCAAAGCACGGTTCTGGGCCAAATTCGTTGATGATAAG TGTGTGCCAGCACTGATGGCTGCATTTAGCAAAAAGGGGGAGGAACAAGAGAGAGCTGTGAAAGAAGCTTGTGAGAATTTGAAGATTCTTGAAAGTGGTCTTGAGGGGAAGCGCTTTATTGGGGGTGAAACAATAGGCTTTGTTGATATTGCTGCTGGCTGGATTGGATGCTGGGCTCAAATGACTGGGGAAATCATAGGCATAAAGCTGATTGATGCAGAGACCATGCCTTTACTCGATTCTTGGTTCCAAGATTTCCTTGGGATCCCTCTTATTAAAGAATGTATGCCACCTCAGGATAAATTGCTAGAGCACAGCAAGGAATTACACAAAATTTTGACTGCAGCATTGACTTGA
- the LOC126700354 gene encoding glutathione transferase GST 23-like isoform X2, with product MAEDSVKLLGKWVSPYSLKVKWALKLKGIQYQYVEEDLQNKSPMLLQYNPVYKKIPVLVHDDKPLAESVIILEYIDEVWKQNPLLPIDPYERAKARFWAKFVDDKCVPALMAAFSKRGEEQERAVKEAHENLKILESGLEGKRFFGGETIGFVDIAAGWIGFSAQMTGEIIGIKLIDAETMPLLDSWFQDFLGIPLIKECMPPQDKLLEHSKELHKILTAALT from the exons ATGGCTGAAGACTCTGTGAAGTTGCTAGGCAAGTGGGTAAGTCCTTATTCCCTTAAAGTAAAGTGGGCTTTGAAACTGAAAGGGATCCAGTACCAGTATGTGGAAGAGGATCTCCAAAACAAAAGTCCCATGCTCTTGCAGTACAACcctgtttataaaaaaattccagTCCTTGTCCATGATGATAAACCCTTGGCAGAGTCAGTCATAATTCTTGAATATATTGATGAGGTGTGGAAGCAGAATCCCCTCCTTCCAATAGATCCATATGAAAGGGCCAAAGCACGGTTCTGGGCCAAATTCGTTGATGATAAG TGTGTGCCAGCACTGATGGCTGCATTTAGCAAAAGGGGGGAGGAACAAGAGAGAGCTGTCAAAGAAGCTCATGAGAATTTGAAGATTCTTGAAAGTGGTCTTGAGGGGAAGCGCTTTTTTGGGGGTGAAACAATAGGCTTTGTGGATATTGCTGCTGGCTGGATTGGATTCTCGGCTCAAATGACTGGGGAAATCATAG GCATAAAGCTGATTGATGCAGAGACCATGCCTTTACTCGATTCTTGGTTCCAAGATTTCCTTGGGATCCCTCTTATTAAAGAATGTATGCCACCTCAGGATAAATTGCTAGAGCACAGCAAGGAATTACACAAAATTTTGACTGCAGCATTGACTTGA
- the LOC126700354 gene encoding glutathione transferase GST 23-like isoform X1 — protein sequence MAEDSVKLLGKWVSPYSLKVKWALKLKGIQYQYVEEDLQNKSPMLLQYNPVYKKIPVLVHDDKPLAESVIILEYIDEVWKQNPLLPIDPYERAKARFWAKFVDDKCVPALMAAFSKRGEEQERAVKEAHENLKILESGLEGKRFFGGETIGFVDIAAGWIGFSAQMTGEIIGIKLIDAETMPILDSWFQDFLGIPLIKECLPPQDKMLEYIKELHKKIVTAAST from the exons ATGGCTGAAGACTCTGTGAAGTTGCTAGGCAAGTGGGTAAGTCCTTATTCCCTTAAAGTAAAGTGGGCTTTGAAACTGAAAGGGATCCAGTACCAGTATGTGGAAGAGGATCTCCAAAACAAAAGTCCCATGCTCTTGCAGTACAACcctgtttataaaaaaattccagTCCTTGTCCATGATGATAAACCCTTGGCAGAGTCAGTCATAATTCTTGAATATATTGATGAGGTGTGGAAGCAGAATCCCCTCCTTCCAATAGATCCATATGAAAGGGCCAAAGCACGGTTCTGGGCCAAATTCGTTGATGATAAG TGTGTGCCAGCACTGATGGCTGCATTTAGCAAAAGGGGGGAGGAACAAGAGAGAGCTGTCAAAGAAGCTCATGAGAATTTGAAGATTCTTGAAAGTGGTCTTGAGGGGAAGCGCTTTTTTGGGGGTGAAACAATAGGCTTTGTGGATATTGCTGCTGGCTGGATTGGATTCTCGGCTCAAATGACTGGGGAAATCATAGGCATAAAGCTGATTGACGCAGAGACCATGCCTATACTCGATTCTTGGTTCCAAGATTTCCTTGGGATCCCTCTTATTAAAGAATGTTTGCCACCTCAGGATAAAATGCTAGAGTACATCAAGGaattacacaaaaaaattgtgactGCGGCATCGACTTGA